One genomic region from Jeotgalibacillus haloalkalitolerans encodes:
- a CDS encoding PP2C family serine/threonine-protein phosphatase — protein MEVLDHSLVTVHAGQYAKNGRQDCGDSYFFTSTDDYFICVVADGLGSGKYAHEASQAVCAAVEENKDEDVNQLMERANQSLLKKRGAAVAIIKIDYAARRVTYSCVGNIRFYFYSEAGKLTYPLPVTGYLSGRPQQYKTQSFEYEDGASFLIHSDGLQITRVRPLLQSGRSIDYISTYLDSIVSDSDDTTFIIGRLP, from the coding sequence ATGGAAGTACTTGACCACAGTTTAGTAACAGTACACGCTGGACAGTATGCAAAGAATGGCCGGCAGGATTGCGGTGACAGCTACTTTTTCACTTCAACTGACGACTATTTCATCTGTGTAGTCGCAGACGGTTTAGGAAGCGGGAAATATGCCCATGAGGCTTCCCAGGCAGTATGTGCTGCAGTTGAAGAAAACAAGGATGAAGATGTGAACCAGCTGATGGAACGGGCGAATCAGTCTCTATTGAAAAAGAGAGGCGCAGCCGTAGCGATTATCAAAATTGACTATGCAGCCAGAAGGGTTACATATAGCTGTGTTGGAAATATCCGCTTTTATTTTTACTCAGAAGCAGGTAAGCTCACTTATCCGCTGCCGGTAACCGGTTATCTTTCCGGCAGACCCCAGCAGTATAAGACCCAAAGCTTTGAGTATGAAGACGGAGCCTCATTTCTGATTCATTCAGATGGACTTCAGATCACACGTGTACGACCACTGCTACAGTCAGGACGCTCGATTGACTATATTTCAACCTATCTCGATTCAATTGTTTCAGATAGCGACGATACAACATTTATTATTGGGAGGCTGCCTTAA
- a CDS encoding PP2C family protein-serine/threonine phosphatase — MNKQETLEAQYSKILQEYMNNQSEQALYAAQQFSRTALEKKVPPEEVISLQKNAMQQLMPDLSPEVWHSFDILLEVMTAYGFAFREHQSLLDTQKELKNEMEIASNVQDTLLGTSVPSVDGLEIGALSVPAKQMNGDYYHFVHDGDHSVNVAIADVIGKGIPAALCMSMIKYAMDSLPEYRKDPSAVLESLNRVVEQNVDDSMFITMFYGMYELRSNILHFASAGHEPGFFYRHKDKEFLDLEARGLLLGVDKNAKYKRYEQAVEIGDMIILMSDGVTECRTDEGFIERETLISYINEYIELPPQEIVNKIFRDLERLQHFQLRDDFTIIILKRTK; from the coding sequence ATGAATAAACAGGAAACACTTGAAGCGCAATACAGTAAAATCTTACAGGAATATATGAACAACCAGTCTGAGCAGGCTTTATATGCTGCTCAGCAATTCAGCCGGACCGCACTTGAAAAAAAGGTGCCGCCGGAGGAAGTAATCAGTCTTCAAAAAAATGCCATGCAACAGCTAATGCCTGACCTCTCACCGGAAGTCTGGCATTCTTTTGATATTCTTCTTGAAGTGATGACTGCTTACGGCTTTGCTTTCAGAGAGCATCAAAGCTTACTTGATACGCAGAAAGAGTTAAAGAATGAGATGGAAATTGCCTCTAACGTGCAGGATACACTGCTCGGCACTTCAGTCCCTTCTGTTGACGGGCTTGAAATTGGTGCGCTCAGTGTTCCGGCAAAGCAGATGAACGGCGATTACTATCACTTTGTTCACGACGGGGATCACTCGGTTAACGTTGCAATTGCTGATGTTATTGGGAAAGGCATCCCGGCAGCACTTTGCATGTCGATGATCAAATACGCGATGGACAGCCTGCCTGAATACAGGAAGGACCCAAGCGCTGTACTTGAAAGTCTGAACAGAGTGGTCGAGCAAAACGTAGATGATTCCATGTTTATCACAATGTTCTATGGAATGTATGAACTGCGCAGCAATATTCTTCACTTTGCTTCAGCAGGTCATGAACCCGGATTCTTCTACCGCCATAAAGATAAAGAATTTCTGGACCTTGAAGCAAGAGGTCTTCTTCTTGGTGTGGATAAAAACGCCAAATATAAGCGCTACGAACAGGCTGTTGAAATAGGAGATATGATTATTCTGATGTCTGACGGTGTCACAGAATGCCGTACTGATGAAGGTTTTATTGAACGCGAAACGCTCATTTCCTATATAAACGAATACATTGAGCTGCCGCCGCAGGAAATCGTCAATAAAATATTCCGTGACCTGGAGCGCCTGCAGCACTTTCAGCTGAGAGATGATTTCACGATCATTATTTTAAAAAGAACGAAATAG
- the rsbW gene encoding anti-sigma B factor RsbW: MKPFDYIEMKIPAKAQYVGVIRLTISGVASRMGFTYDDIEDLKIATSEAITNAVQHAYKENDEGEVVVGFALYEDRLEVIVADHGSSFDFMKVKEEVGPYNEGSQVDMLREGGLGLYLIESLMDDVKISQKEGVTVFMTKYIEEEQVERDAETVST; this comes from the coding sequence ATGAAACCATTTGATTATATTGAAATGAAAATTCCCGCCAAAGCCCAATATGTCGGTGTCATCCGCCTGACAATCTCAGGTGTTGCAAGCCGCATGGGCTTCACATATGACGACATTGAAGACCTTAAAATAGCAACAAGTGAAGCGATTACGAATGCTGTACAGCACGCCTACAAAGAAAATGATGAAGGTGAAGTAGTCGTTGGTTTCGCACTTTATGAGGATCGTCTTGAAGTCATTGTTGCAGACCATGGCTCAAGCTTTGATTTTATGAAAGTGAAGGAAGAAGTTGGACCTTACAATGAGGGTTCACAGGTTGACATGCTCCGTGAAGGGGGGCTTGGTCTTTACCTGATCGAAAGCCTGATGGATGACGTGAAGATCAGTCAAAAAGAGGGTGTAACGGTCTTCATGACAAAGTACATTGAGGAAGAGCAGGTGGAGAGGGATGCGGAAACTGTCTCAACCTAA
- a CDS encoding anti-sigma factor antagonist — MNIKVDITEQTEEFAKLEIAGEIDAYTAPVLREKTEPLSKQEGMKVVADLSEVSYMDSTGIGVFVGLFKGIKANGGHLQLVGLSDRLKRLFDITGLADIMDINPEVKGGME, encoded by the coding sequence ATGAATATAAAAGTTGATATAACAGAGCAGACAGAAGAATTTGCGAAGCTTGAAATTGCAGGTGAAATTGATGCGTATACTGCACCTGTCCTTAGAGAAAAAACGGAGCCGCTTTCAAAACAGGAAGGCATGAAAGTAGTCGCTGACCTGTCGGAAGTAAGCTATATGGACAGCACAGGTATTGGTGTATTTGTAGGATTGTTCAAAGGGATTAAAGCAAACGGCGGACACCTTCAGCTTGTTGGTCTATCAGATCGTCTGAAGCGCCTTTTCGACATCACTGGACTTGCAGACATCATGGATATTAATCCCGAAGTAAAAGGTGGAATGGAATGA
- the sigB gene encoding RNA polymerase sigma factor SigB has translation MRKLSQPNQPSKDEVLEWIKAYQETQDEDAQHKLVVHYKNLVESIARKYSKGKSYHEDIAQVGMIGLLGAIRRYDDTFGKSFEAFAIPTIIGEIKRFLRDKTWSVHVPRRIKELGPKIKATVEELTTDLQRSPKVSEIAMHLEVSEEEILEAMEMGKSYQALSVDHSIEADSDGSTVTLLDIVGSMDDNYEKTDQRMVLEKVLHVLSDREKQIIQYTYLENMSQKDAGDMLGISQMHVSRLQRRAIKKLRDAIQEENSQDGDFT, from the coding sequence ATGCGGAAACTGTCTCAACCTAACCAGCCGAGCAAAGACGAAGTACTTGAGTGGATCAAAGCCTATCAGGAAACGCAGGATGAGGATGCGCAGCATAAGCTTGTTGTTCATTATAAAAACCTGGTGGAATCCATTGCAAGAAAGTACTCGAAAGGAAAGTCATATCATGAGGATATCGCACAGGTCGGTATGATCGGTCTGCTCGGTGCCATCAGACGATATGATGATACGTTCGGGAAAAGCTTCGAAGCATTCGCTATCCCGACCATTATCGGTGAGATCAAGCGATTCCTCCGTGATAAGACATGGAGCGTACACGTTCCAAGACGAATCAAGGAACTCGGTCCAAAGATCAAAGCGACAGTTGAAGAACTGACAACAGACCTGCAGCGATCTCCAAAGGTAAGTGAAATTGCCATGCACCTTGAAGTTTCTGAAGAAGAAATTTTAGAAGCAATGGAAATGGGGAAAAGCTATCAGGCACTTTCAGTTGACCATTCAATTGAAGCTGACTCTGACGGCAGCACAGTTACGCTGCTTGATATTGTCGGCAGTATGGATGACAACTATGAAAAAACAGATCAGCGGATGGTACTTGAAAAAGTCCTTCATGTGCTGAGTGACAGAGAAAAACAGATTATTCAATATACGTATCTTGAAAATATGAGTCAAAAAGACGCGGGTGATATGCTCGGTATTTCTCAAATGCATGTGTCCAGACTGCAGAGAAGAGCCATTAAAAAACTGCGTGATGCGATCCAGGAAGAAAACTCACAAGATGGTGACTTTACTTGA